From a region of the Candidatus Poribacteria bacterium genome:
- a CDS encoding molybdopterin molybdotransferase MoeA — protein sequence MLSVEEARQQMLNTIPVLPTEKREILSCAGYVLAEALHAEENIPPFDNSAMDGYAVRAADVQNASETKPAVLTIIETIAAGYAPTKQVATGQASRIMTGAMMPEGADAVVMQEVTQRDGNNVKIFEGIDKTGNVRFTGESVPDGQQVMGKGKYLRPPEVSMLASLNRPEVTVYRKPTVAIVSTGDELLLLGEPLEPGKIRESNRYGLYAQVEEAGGIPIDMGIAPDDEAEIERIFRAALAKSDALITSGGVSVGEHDFVKSVLERLGEVNFWRVAMKPGKPQAYGISDGKPIFGLPGNPVSSLVVFELFVRPALLKMSGHTELLRPTFKATLAEPVTNRDGRVNYMRAILKESNGHYTAETTGPQGSGILHSLVLANGLITIPSGATLGAGETVDAQFLF from the coding sequence ATGCTAAGTGTTGAAGAAGCCCGCCAACAGATGCTAAATACCATTCCGGTTTTACCAACGGAAAAGCGGGAAATTCTAAGTTGCGCGGGCTACGTTCTCGCAGAGGCACTACATGCCGAAGAAAACATTCCTCCGTTCGACAATTCAGCAATGGATGGGTATGCGGTTCGCGCAGCAGATGTTCAAAACGCTTCGGAAACGAAGCCTGCGGTTCTCACAATCATTGAGACAATTGCCGCAGGATATGCACCAACAAAACAGGTTGCAACCGGACAAGCATCCCGTATCATGACCGGTGCGATGATGCCTGAAGGTGCCGATGCAGTTGTGATGCAAGAGGTGACTCAGCGGGACGGGAATAACGTCAAGATTTTTGAGGGTATTGATAAAACTGGAAACGTCCGTTTCACGGGCGAGAGTGTTCCAGACGGACAGCAGGTCATGGGAAAAGGGAAATACCTACGTCCGCCGGAAGTTTCAATGCTCGCCTCTCTTAATCGTCCAGAGGTTACAGTCTATCGTAAGCCCACTGTTGCGATTGTTTCAACAGGTGATGAACTCCTGCTACTCGGCGAACCACTTGAACCGGGAAAAATTCGAGAAAGTAACCGCTATGGTCTCTATGCACAGGTCGAGGAAGCGGGAGGCATACCGATTGATATGGGTATTGCTCCTGACGATGAAGCAGAAATAGAGCGTATCTTTCGGGCGGCACTCGCGAAGTCGGATGCTTTGATTACAAGTGGTGGTGTTTCGGTAGGGGAGCATGACTTTGTGAAAAGTGTATTGGAGAGATTAGGTGAAGTTAACTTTTGGCGCGTCGCGATGAAGCCCGGAAAACCACAGGCTTACGGCATTTCGGACGGAAAACCTATTTTTGGATTGCCCGGCAATCCAGTCTCTTCACTCGTCGTATTTGAACTTTTCGTGCGCCCTGCGCTCCTCAAAATGTCGGGGCATACAGAACTATTGCGTCCGACCTTCAAAGCCACTTTGGCAGAACCTGTTACCAATAGAGATGGACGTGTTAATTATATGCGCGCAATTCTTAAAGAATCTAACGGACATTACACCGCTGAAACGACGGGTCCACAAGGTTCAGGTATTCTGCATTCACTCGTTTTGGCAAACGGCTTAATCACGATTCCATCTGGTGCAACGTTAGGTGCTGGAGAAACAGTGGACGCTCAGTTTCTATTCTAA